The DNA window CAGATGAAgatcttttcatttcaaacgaTGTagtattatgatgatgatggttattattattgttgctgttgttgttggtagcTAACGAAAATGGATTCGTCGCtggttgataataatgatgtggatgatagAAATGATTATTCGATGTAGCCATCACCGTATTAGTATTTGTATCCATATTATGAATCGGACTTTGTTGATACGAAAAtgtattatgatgatgttgatgataatgtccaGTAGTCATCATTTGTGAATAATTTGTATGGTACGACGTATAATTATTTAAAGGAAATGGTATTGCCGTGGATGGAGCCTGGTGAGTTATCACATTATTTGATTCTTCAGCCGTTTGGTTCAATGGTTGCAGATGATGCAGGTGTTGAATTGGAGAATTTCTGGGCACCTGAGGaactgttgttgtcgtagtagtagtagtagtaatagatgatgatgttgaaaaatttaaggCCCCAAAAACTTTGTTCAATTctttaaattcatcaatcgattgcaattcaacattatcaaacggactagaatcatcattttcaaattcttttggATTGACTAACGTTCGAATGGGGTGATTgggatgatgatccatttcttttgttgttgtggttgctTTGCATTTTTCATTGCTGACCATTTCTGAATCATTATACGAACTGGCCATTTGATCACaattgttggtgttgttgcCATTATTCATCGATGGTTGAGGCTTTAAAATTtcgtttgaaacaaaattatagAGCATCGAACCTCCACCACTTGGTCTACGATTATTTCCTGTGGTTAGGGCAGCTGGTTGTTCCGATTCATCCAACacttgatgttgttgtcgtggACCAACTGTGTTTGGACATCCAGCCATTATGGTGGGAGGTGCCGATGATAATATAACTGATGATTGATTAGCCATCATTTCAGCAAATTCTTTCTTTCGAGCTTCTAATCGTTGTAATTGTTCGGCTTTccgtttttcattcaatacgTACATTTCAATGGCAATCAATTCGGAATCGAATTTATACTATTGTGGtggaataaagaaaaacaaactgaTTAACTGGTATATACAAAGACAATAAGAACGTTGTAACATACATTTTCGACTTGATATTGATCgatatcaaaatcatcatcatcatcatcaccatcatcgtcatcatcacagTCAGAATTATCAATGGCTGAAACATTGTTCAATAATTGTATAAATCTATCTTGAAATTTCATTGGaacatcatcgatattgttgtttactgttgattcaattaatCTCGAATTAATAAACATCACACAATGAAACATGACTTACATTCACGAAAATGATGCATTATACAAACGACGATCGAATAAAAGCAATAGACATTAATCAAATATCTAAAAATACCGGAATAAGTTTgtctatatataataaaacaGTCAAGGTTTATtctaataaatcaaaatgatggccAATTCGTTGTCATCTGATCATCTGGTTTTGAATTGGATAGAAATATTTATCGTATTCACGATCGACGactgtgaaacaaaaaaaaacaaaataataataaaacatcaacaatatgCGCTTGAAAAACAGTCAGTTCTTACCctaatttcatatttttgaCTATAGCCAAACGACATCATCGACGTAAAATCGATTTTaatatcattcatataatCCGAATACGTCGTTTATGATCATGCTATTTcgtattaaaaaaatgtgcCTTTAAAACTGAGAATAAACGATAAAAATTCGATATCTAATGTGTAGCATCACCAATGTGTAAATAGTTgattgtgataatgatgatgctgattaTGAGTGTGAAAGAATAGTAAGAAATGCTTtcacaatatcatcattagcaaATATtgcatcaaatcaaattctatCGCGATTCCTGCATTAAATTTTGTGTTCGTACATGCTTTTTTGGTGATAATACtcatatttcatttcttggTCTAGTGATCATTCTGGACCatttataaatcatcatcaatcatgcATAAACGTTTATTACAGAAACTAAACGACCGTTTTGATCAAGGCGATTATTATGAAGCACATCAAATCTATCGGACCATATATTATCGGCTAGTACGTGAGAATAAATTTGCAGAAATCTACGATCTACTTTATCAAGGAGCCATACGATTATTTGATAAAGGTGAACAAAACTCTGGTGCTGATCTAGCATTGTTATTGGCCGATTCACTGTTGACCAAGATCAACGACgtgaaacaattgaatcaagaTGAAACGAAAGTTTTGGATAATATGGCCACtttatttggaaaaattgcAGCCGAATCACCGGAACGATTAGAATTTGTTtcgaaattattgaaaattaaatatcTATCGATGGCATCGCTACGTAAAAGTTTTGCACAGACATT is part of the Dermatophagoides farinae isolate YC_2012a chromosome 9, ASM2471394v1, whole genome shotgun sequence genome and encodes:
- the LOC124497643 gene encoding uncharacterized protein LOC124497643; amino-acid sequence: MHHFRELNNNIDDVPMKFQDRFIQLLNNVSAIDNSDCDDDDDGDDDDDDFDIDQYQVENYKFDSELIAIEMYVLNEKRKAEQLQRLEARKKEFAEMMANQSSVILSSAPPTIMAGCPNTVGPRQQHQVLDESEQPAALTTGNNRRPSGGGSMLYNFVSNEILKPQPSMNNGNNTNNCDQMASSYNDSEMVSNEKCKATTTTKEMDHHPNHPIRTLVNPKEFENDDSSPFDNVELQSIDEFKELNKVFGALNFSTSSSITTTTTTTTTVPQVPRNSPIQHLHHLQPLNQTAEESNNVITHQAPSTAIPFPLNNYTSYHTNYSQMMTTGHYHQHHHNTFSYQQSPIHNMDTNTNTVMATSNNHFYHPHHYYQPATNPFSLATNNNSNNNNNHHHHNTTSFEMKRSSSEKKDFYEPNNRSLSNNMMTTATTTLSSRSKSVSDLTQLSQMPSSTTSVMTTTIGHHHPQYNHHQNANNLYMATNHDRLLYDRSKTPPSRMPNDIGGYHHHHLSNQQSVHRQTTNTLVANDPYDTLSDDQRKFVDRLCQMGFRRDRIARAVKHMDINDDKKIFEYLLVLQQLEDQGYDCYEAEIALHFNNYDKTKAENFLEILKQMLDFGFDRQKSIKALFKTNNDREKAIELLLKMH